One Triticum dicoccoides isolate Atlit2015 ecotype Zavitan chromosome 4B, WEW_v2.0, whole genome shotgun sequence genomic window carries:
- the LOC119294500 gene encoding 40S ribosomal protein S25-2, with protein sequence MAPKKEKAPAASSKPAKSGGGKQKKKKWSKGKQKEKVNNAVLFDQATYDKLLTEVPKYKQITPSVLSERLRINGSLARRAIKDLMERGLIRMVSIHSSQQIFTRATNT encoded by the exons ATG GCACCGAAGAAGGAGAAGGCCCCGGCGGCGTCGTCGAAGCCGGCCAAGTCGGGCGGcgggaagcagaagaagaagaagtggagcAAGGGCAAGCAAAAGGAGAAGGTGAACAACGCGGTGCTCTTCGACCAGGCCACCTACGACAAGCTGCTCACCGAGGTGCCCAAGTACAAGCAGATCACGCCCTCCGTCCTCTCCGAGCGCCTCAGG ATCAACGGGTCACTGGCTCGCAGGGCCATCAAGGACCTGATGGAGAGGGGGCTCATCAGGATGGTGTCAATCCACTCCAGCCAGCAGATCTTCACCAGGGCCACAAACACCTGA